From the Vibrio tubiashii ATCC 19109 genome, the window TGCTGCGGTGATTGGTGTTGTGGTCGCACTGATTGTTAACTTCTGCCAACGCGTTAATCCTGGGCGTAAGAGCCTCGCATTTATGCGCTTATCCTCAATGGGGTACGCGGTGCCAGGAACGGTGCTTGCTATTGGCGTGATGGTTCCGGTGCTATTCATGGACCACTTAGTCAATGACATTGCTAAGTTTATGGACTGGGGCAGACCTGGGCTAATTTTTTCTGGTTCCATGTTTGCGTTGATCTTTGCCATGGTGGTGCGTTTCTCAGCCGTTGCTATCGGCAGTATTGAAAGCAGTTTAAGTAAAGTCTCTCCTTCACTGGACATGGCATCAAGAACCATGGGGTGCAGCGCCAATGCCATGCTTTGGCGCATCCACTTACCACTGGTACGTAGAGGGGCTTTAATCGCGGGACTATTAGTGTTTATCGAGTCAATGAAAGAGCTTAATGCAGCCTTGCTGCTGCGTCCTTTCAACTTTGAAACCTTAGCCACCTATGTTTATAACTTTGCCTCTGACGAGCATCTAGAACTAGCGGCAATGCCCGCCGTTCTATTGGTCTTGGTCGGCTTAGTGCCTTTAGTTATTGTTAACCGTTCACTGGAGCATTCCCACTAATGAGCTGTGCATTATCAATCAAAGACTTAACGTGTAAATACGATGAGCAAACGACAGTGCTTGAGTCGCTATCGCTAGAAGTTGAGCAAGGTGAAATTGTTTGTCTATTAGGGGCGAGTGGGTGCGGTAAAACAACTCTGCTCAAAGCGATTGCTGGTTTGCTGCCTTTAAGCTCGGGCACTATGAGCCTGAACTGTATGACTATTGATGATGGAGCGAATTGGCTCCCACCAGAGCAGCGTAACATCGGTATGATTTTTCAAGATTACGCGCTGTTCCCTCACCTAACGGTGGCTGAGAATGTTGCTTTTGGTCTACGTAAACTATCGCTTAGTGAGCAAAAAGCTAAAGTTGAAGAGATGCTAGCCTTGGTCCACTTGGATGGTTATGGTGAGCGCTATCCTCACCAACTCTCTGGTGGTCAACAACAGCGCGTCGCAATAGCACGTTCTTTGGCGTATAAGCCAGATCTCTTACTGCTCGATGAGCCGTTCTCAAACATTGATACTCAAGTGCGTCATGAGCTTATTGCTCAGATCCGCAAGATCTTTAAGAAGCAAGGGGTAACGGCGATATTCGTTACTCACAGCCGTGAAGAAGCGTTTGCCTTTGCAGACAAGATGGCTGTGATGAATCATGGCGTGATAGAACAGTATGGCACAGCAAGTGAGCTCTACTATCAACCATCAAGCAAGTTTGTGGCAGACTTTTTGGGTGGTGGTAGCTACTTAACGGCTAAGCGTTCTTCTGAGTCTCAGTTTGAAACTGAATTAGGCTTGGTTGAAGCCACTGCGCAGCAGCATATTCAAATTGGCGATCATTGTGAGCTCCTGCTTCGACCTCAGCATGTGCAGATCAGCGCGGCTGAAGAGAGTACAGTCACTGTGCTAGAACAACAGTTTATGGGTGATCACTGCCGTTATGTGATTGATGCTAGTGGTAGTCGATTATTAGCAAGCTCAGCAGAGCCTCTGACCATAGGCCAGCAGGTGTCGGTTAAGGTTGAGACCCAAGGTGTGCTCGCTTTCTAGCTAAAAAAGTGCCCGGCTTAGTCGCCGGGCTAATTGTATTCACCTATAGGGAAGTGAATTCAGTTAATTAGAGTTGTAAAAACGCTTTAACTTGTTGTACGACCTGTTCGGCGGTCTCTTTGTCTGCCATTTCTGCAAAGATACGTAGTAGTGGTTCTGTACCCGAGAAGCGCGCAATTACCCAACCACCATTCTTGAAGTAGACCTTAGCGCCATCTTCATAGCTCACCTTATCTATCTCAAACTCAAAATCAGGCAATTGTTTTTCAACGTAAATACGATTGTAGAGCACCTCTTTTTGGGCTGGTTTAAAGGTACAGTCTCCCTCAGCGGTATAGGCATAGCCATACTTGCCATATATCTCATCCAGTAGCTCTGACAGTTTCTTGCCAGTCACAGAGATCATTTCAACCAATAGGCTAGAGGCGAAAACGCCGTCTTTACCCTTGATGTGTCCACGGATGGTAAGGCCACCAGAACTTTCACCGCCAATCAGCGAATCATCGGCTTCCATTTGTGAACTGATATGTTTAAAGCCTACCGGCACTTCAAATGATTTCTCACCATGATCAGCGGCGATCTTATCGAGAATATGCGTAGTGGCAATATTACGAACCACGGAACCTTTCCAGCCTTTGTACTCTAGTAGGTAGTAGTAAAGCAGGATCAGCACTTCGTTAGGATGAATAAAGTGGCCTTTTTCATCGATGATGCCTAAACGGTCAGCATCACCATCGGTTCCGATACCAATGTCGTACCCTTCGGCGGCCACAAGGTGTTTTAGCCTATACAAGGTCGCGGCACTCGGTGAAGGCATCAAACCACCAAAATCTGGGTTCTTACCATCATTGATCACATCGACA encodes:
- a CDS encoding phosphoglucomutase/phosphomannomutase family protein, translating into MIKFGTGGWRAFIGEEFTKDNVRLVAQALANIINQEQVAEKGFVIGYDRRFLSDKAGRWFTEVLAANGITVSFIDKFVPTPIVMFKAKEMGCAYSACITASHNPADYNGIKVFIQGGRDADEIITEKIETQISQLSAEQVKSVDFDQAVEDKLIDVINPMNEFVDSIINFIDIESIKKANLRVLIDPMFGVAKNALQTVLINGRCDVDVINDGKNPDFGGLMPSPSAATLYRLKHLVAAEGYDIGIGTDGDADRLGIIDEKGHFIHPNEVLILLYYYLLEYKGWKGSVVRNIATTHILDKIAADHGEKSFEVPVGFKHISSQMEADDSLIGGESSGGLTIRGHIKGKDGVFASSLLVEMISVTGKKLSELLDEIYGKYGYAYTAEGDCTFKPAQKEVLYNRIYVEKQLPDFEFEIDKVSYEDGAKVYFKNGGWVIARFSGTEPLLRIFAEMADKETAEQVVQQVKAFLQL
- a CDS encoding ABC transporter ATP-binding protein, which codes for MSCALSIKDLTCKYDEQTTVLESLSLEVEQGEIVCLLGASGCGKTTLLKAIAGLLPLSSGTMSLNCMTIDDGANWLPPEQRNIGMIFQDYALFPHLTVAENVAFGLRKLSLSEQKAKVEEMLALVHLDGYGERYPHQLSGGQQQRVAIARSLAYKPDLLLLDEPFSNIDTQVRHELIAQIRKIFKKQGVTAIFVTHSREEAFAFADKMAVMNHGVIEQYGTASELYYQPSSKFVADFLGGGSYLTAKRSSESQFETELGLVEATAQQHIQIGDHCELLLRPQHVQISAAEESTVTVLEQQFMGDHCRYVIDASGSRLLASSAEPLTIGQQVSVKVETQGVLAF